The window GGCATCAAGCTCTGCCAGCGGAATACCTGACTTGCTGTTCTCATCGCTGATGTTTATTTGAATCAGCACATTCAGCGGCGGTAGGTCTGCCGGGCGCTGTTCGCTGAGTCGGGTGGCGATGCGCAAACGGTCTATCGTGTGGCACCAGTCAAAATGTTCAGCCACCAGACGGCTTTTGTTGGACTGCAACGGGCCGATAAAGTGCCACTGCAGTCCAGTCACGCCGTTTTCGCTGAAGTAGCGGATCTTATCCACGCCTTCCTGAACATAGTTTTCCCCAAAGGCATGCTGCCCGGCAGCAATGGCTTCTTCGATGGCGCTCGCAGGTTTGGTTTTGCTCACTGCAAGCAACGTAACGTCTTCTGAAGACCGCCCGCAACGCGTCGCGGCGGCTGAGATTTTCTCCCTGACATGTGCCAGGTTATGCGCGATATCGTTCATTTTCCGAGGATGTTCATATGAATATGGAAGAAATAGTGGCCCTTAGTGTAAAGCATAACGTGTCGGATCTACACCTGTGCAATGCATGGCCTGCGCGCTGGCGCATATGTGGAAGGGTAGAAATTGCCCCGTTTACCGCGCCTGACGTGGAGAAGCTGCTGATGTTATGGCTCAGTGAGCAACAACAGGTACAGTGGCGGGAAAAGGGTCAGGTTGATTTTGCTATCGCACTGGCGGATTCCCGGCGTTTACGGGCCAGCGCATTTACGCATCAGCAGGGAACGTCACTGGCGCTGAGACTGCTGCCGCTTGATTGCCCGTGCCTGGATGATCTCCAGACGCCCGCTGCGTTGCCAGAACTGCTGCACAGCGAAAACGGGTTGATTCTGGTGACCGGGGCGACGGGCAGCGGTAAGTCGACGACGCTGGCGGCGATGGTGGACTCTCTCAATCAGCACGTTGACGGGCATATTCTGACCCTGGAAGACCCGATTGAATACCGCTATACCAGCCAGCGTTGTCTGATCCAACAGCGTGAGATTGGCGTGCACTGCCTTTCTTTTGCTGCCGGCCTGCGGGCGGCATTGCGTGAAGATCCTGACGTGATTTTACTGGGGGAACTGCGCGACAGCGAGACGATTCGTCTGGCGCTGACGGCGGCGGAAACGGGGCATCTGGTGCTGGCAACGCTGCATACGCGCGGTGCGGCGCAGGCGGTGGAGCGGCTGGTGGATACGTTCCCTGCACAGGAAAAAGACCCGGTGCGTAATCAACTGGCGGGTAGTTTGCGGGCGGTGCTCGCACAAAAACTGGAAGCCGACAGGCAGGGTGGGCGGGTGGCGTTATTTGAACTGCTGGTCAATACGTCGGCTGTGAGTAATCTGATCCGTGAAGGGAAAACCCACCAGCTACCCGGCGTGATACAAACCGGGCAACAGGCGGGTATGCAAACATTTGCCCAGAGCCTGCAGCAGCGTCAGGCGCAAGGCAGGCTGTAAATATGAGCCTTAGTAACCTTGTTCGAAATAGCTTTCGAGAATAACGACGGCAGACGCGGAGTCTACCTTGCCTTTATTCAGCGCGCGGTACCCGCCTTGCTCAAACAGGCCGGAACGTGCTTCGACGGTGCTCAGGCGTTCGTCGTGCAGCGTGACCGTGACGCCAAAGCGGCCATGAATACGGTTGGCAAACTTGCGCGCGCGCGCAGTAAGCGGCTGCTCGGTGCCGTCCATATTGAGCGGCAGACCGACAATGATTTCATCCGGTTGCCACTCTTTTAGCAGGCGTTCAATCACGTTCCAGTCTGGCGTGCCGTCCTGCGCTTTGATAGCAGGCAGCGGTCTGGCAGTACCTGTAATGCGCTGACCAATCGCCACGCCAATACTTTTGGTCCCAAAATCAAAGGAGAGTAATGTTTCGCTCATTATGCGTGTCCCGCCACGCCAGGCATGGTCAGGATATCGATCCCGATAAGTTTGGCCGCGTCGCGCCAGCGGTCGGCAATCGGCGTTTTAAACAGAATATTGAGATCCGCGGGGGCGGTGAGCCAGGCGTTATCCAGCAACTCTTGCTCCAGTTGGCCTTTTTCCCATGATGAATACCCCAGGGCGACCAGTACCTCGGAAGGTTGTTCCTGAGTGCCTAAGGTTTCCAGTACATCGCGGGAAGTGGTGATAATGGTGTTGTCCGAAATACGAATACTGGAGGCAAAGCGTGAAGGAGGGGTATGCAAAATAAACCCACGCTCTTCTGCTAACGGGCCTCCGAGCATCACGGCTTTATCCAGGCGAATCGCCGGATCGCGTGTCTCAGGGGTAATCTTCAGCTTTTCCAGAATCCCTGCAATCTGTAAGTTTTCCAGGGGTTTATTGACGATAATCCCCATTGCGCCATTTTCATTATGTTCGCAAATGTAGACCACGGAACGGCGGAAAATCGGATCCTGGAGAGCAGGCATGGCAATAAGAAAGTGATGCTGTAAATTCATTGTCAGAGGTTCTGTTTCCTGGTTCAAAAAAGCAACAACGGTCAGTATGCGAGGAAAGCGTTAAGTTGTCACCCTCTGAAAATAACATTGCCGGATATCGGCTTCGCCTTATCCGGCCAACGGGGTGCAATTGTAGGCCGGATAAGACACCGTGGCGTCGTCATCCGGCGCAGGTTTACTTGGCTAAGCGAGCTTCAATGGCATCCATCAGCATACCGGTAATGGACACCGGGAACTCCGCCTCAATTTCGCGAATACAGGTTGGGCTGGTGACGTTAATTTCCGTCAGGCGATCGCCGATAATATCCAGACCGACAAAAATCAGTCCTTTGGCTTTCAGCGTTGGCCCGATACGACGTGCAATTTCCCAGTCGCTGTCGGTCAGCGGACGAGGTTCGCCACGGCCACCGGCCGCCAGATTACCACGGGTTTCACCGCCCTGTGGAATGCGTGCCAGGCAGTAGGGAACGGGTTCGCCATCGACCACCAGTACGCGTTTGTCGCCGTCTTTAATTGCCGGCAGGTAGTTCTGCGCCATGCAGTAGCGGGTACCGTGTTCGGTCAGCGTTTCGGCAATTACACCGAGGTTCGGATCGCCTTCCTTCACGCGGAAGATCGATGCACCGCCCATGCCGTCCAGCGGCTTGAGAATGATATCGCTGTGTTTTTGCCAGAAGGCTTTCAGCTGCGCTTTGTTACGCGTGACCAGCGTTTCTGGCGTCAGGTCCGCGAACCAGGCGGTGAACAGCTTTTCGTTACAATCGCGCAGGCTCTGCGGTTTGTTCACGATCAGCGTCCCTTGCTCTTCTGCACGCTCCAGAATATAGGTGGCGTAGATGAACTCGGTATCAAACGGCGGATCCTTACGCATCAGAATGACGTCCAGGTCAGCCAGTGGTAGATCTTGTTCGCTGTTGAACTCATACCATTTGTCGTAGTTCTGCTCTACGCTCAGGGTACGCGTGCGGGCGCGGGCTTCACCGTTAATCAGATAAAGATCGGCCATCTCCATATAGTGAAGTTCGTAACCACGACGTTGCGCTTCCAGCAGCATAGCGAAGCTGGAATCTTTCTTGATGTTGATGCTTGCGATGGGATCCATCACGATGCCGAGCTTGATCATTGTTCTTCTCCGTTAGCCCAGATCGCCAAATCGCACCTGTAGCGCGGTAATGGCGGTGAGCGCAGTTGTCTCAGTACGCAGAACGCGAGGTCCTAACAGAATATCAGTAAACTGATAGCGTGCAGTCATGGCAATTTCATCTGCCGACAGCCCGCCTTCCGGGCCAATCAGCAGTCGGATGCGCTCTACCGGCAGCGGAAGCGTGTTAATACTGGCGCTGGCGCGCGGGTGCAGGTTCAGTTTTAGCCCCACGTCCTGCTCGGCACACCAGGCTTCCAGATCCATTGCCGGGCGAATTTCAGGCACCCGGTTACGACCGCATTGCTCGCAGGCGGCAATCGCAATTTTCTGCCACTGCTGGAGCTTCTTGTTCAGGCGTTCACTGTCCAGTTTAACGCCGCAGCGCTCAGAAAAAAGTGGCGTAATGAGGCTTACACCCAGTTCAATCGATTTCTGGATAGTAAATTCCATTTTTTCACCGCGCGACATCACCTGCCCAAGATGAATATGCAAGGGAGATTCGCGATCGTCGAGTTCGGCGCTCAGTATCTTCACATCCACGCTTTTCTTGCTGGCGTGGGTGATCTCGGCGTCAAACACCTGGTTGCTGCCGTCAAATAGTTGAAGAGCCTGGCCCGGTCCCATGCGCAGCACGCGACCGATATGGTTGGCGGCATCTTCACACAGTGAAATTTGGCTGCCTGCCGTGAGTGGTTCAGGGTGATAAATGCGAGGAATGCGCATAGTTAACCATCCGCGTCATGGCCCTGGCCGACAAAACGGCAGGGCATGGGTTAAAATATTGACGCTAGTGTAGGTTAGCTCTTTTGCGCCTGGCAAGCGCGTTGCACGTATGGGTTATGGTTGCCCTGTACCTTCGCAATACGTTCGTCGCGTTCGCACTCCCAGTCGGTCACTGGATACTGTTTATTCCAGGCGTTAAAAAGCTGGGTTTGCTGACGGGAAAGCGTCAGGTTGTACTGGTCGCGCATGTAAAAATAGGTGCGCGCGATGGCGCCGCGAGCGCGCGCAGGCGGCTCAGCCACTTTTTCTTTGAAATCGACCTTCATGTCACACTGCCCATACTGGCCTTCGCCGCCGTTCCACTGGCTGTACATAAAGTTCGCGCGATCGCCATTTACTTCACCCACTGCCGGTTGCAGGTTGTGCATATCGCTTTCCATCTTGCGATAGACCGGATCTTTGGCGCAATTTTTACGTCCACCGTCCTGCCAGCACTGGCGTTGATGACCAAATTGCCAGGCCGGAACCACGTGTTCCCATTCAATACGGCTGGCGCGGTTTTCGTTTTTCCGCACTTTATAGCCGCAGGATTCGAGGTCAACGACCCCTTTTTTGCCCTGCCAGTTAATTTTACAGCCGCAGTAGAAATCGCCGGGCGCATCGGCATTAATTTTTACACCAGCGGCTTTCGCTTGGGAGAAGCTGTTGATACCTTCGGCGAATGCTGGGCCAGAGAGTGCAGTAGCCAATAACGCCACTGCCATAGAAAGATTACGGTACATCACACACTCCGTGTCAAAACGAGCCCGCAACGTAACGAAAGCGTCGGGCAGATGCAATCAGCTAAATCATATAAGTTCCAGAAATTACTTTTGAGTAACAAGGCGCTATCGGCGGATTATTGTTTGCTTGTTTAGCGCGCCTGCTCATACAGTAGCCTGTCACGAGCGCGAACCAGGGCGTTGCGCAGATTGCCCAGATAACAGCCGTTTTTATCGAATTAATGACCGGGGAAAAAGATGAAGAAAGGGTTGAGCGCGTTTCCGCTTACGCCGCTGAGGGCGGGTGAGGTTGATGAAAATACATGGCTTTCTCTAATTGAGAATATTGCCGGTGCCGGCGTTGATTCCATCGGTGTGCTGGGTTCTACCGGGAGCTATGCCTACCTGACGCGTGAACAGCGCCTACGCGTTACCCGGCTTGCGCTTGAGGCGGCATCTGATATCCCCGTTATTACCAGCATTGGCAGCGTACGAGTCGAAGAAATTCTGCACCTTATCGATGATGCGCAGCAGGCGGGTGTCAGCGGCGTTTTGATGGCCCCGGTCTCTTACCAGCGGCTGAGCGTGGATGAAGTTTTTGATCTGTACGATCGAGTCACTCGCGAGCTGTCGGTGCCGCTATGTATTTATGATAATCCCGCCACCACCGGGTTTGAATTTAGCGATGACCTGCTTATCGCGCTGTCAAATTTACCGGCTATTGGTTCGATTAAACTGTCTTCATTCACCTCTGAACGGATCGCCAGGCTAAAAAACAGTCTTCCGGCAGGTGTCTCTATTGGTGTCAGTGGCGACGGTCAGGCTGCCTCAGGGCTGTTAGCCGGAGGCGATGTCTGGTATTCCGTCCTGGCAGGCTTGTTCCCGCATTATTCACGTGCTTTAGCCAATGCCGCGTTGACGGGAGATCACGTCAAAACCCGGCAACTGGATAGCGCGCTCCAGCCTCTGTGGGCCTTTTATCAACGGCACGGTAGCCTGAGGGTGATCGCGACGGTGGCAGAAATGATGGGGAAAGTGTCTGCGCCTTGTCTCCCCTTTCCGCTGCAAACGCTGAAGGGGGAGGAAAGGCTCTTATTGCAGGAAACGTTGAGTTCATTATCTTTTTTGGATTGATGAACGAGGATGTCAGGCCTTCGCCGGGTTTTCCTGCGGCCCGGGAATCAACGGTTCGCCACAGTGGACGCAGCGGTAGGTGGCCTCACCACGCACAATGCGGTTATGTCGGCGGACGGTCAACTGATGCTCCTGGCACTTGCAGCGGTAAGTAAAGGTATTGCGCTGCACGGATTGCAGTTCGAACTGATGCGTACGCCGGGCCGGAACGCCCAGCACGCTCTCCATCATCCATTTCCACTCTTTCCCGTGAGGCGGTACGCGGCCAAAGTGCTTCCACACCAGCAAATGTGCCAGTTCATGCGGTACGACCTCGTTGATAAACGCCTCGACGTTTTCCATCAGCAGCACCGGGTTGAGGCGAATTTCATTGCTTTGCAGCCACGCTGTACCCGCAGCAGTGCCGCGCTGTTGGTACACAAGCTTAGGTTCCGGATAATTGCGTTCGAGCTTGAGATTGGCGAGGGCAAGTTTTTCCCGCAGGCTGCGCATAACGGCTTGCTGGATGGCGATGGGGAGACGAGAGGTTTTCATAACGCCAGAGGATAGTGCGACAGGAAAAGGACTGCAAGAGGCAGGCTTCCCCCCGCGAGGGGAGGAAGCCGCAGGTGATTAGTCGTGTGCGCCAATTTCGCGCAGTTTACGGCCTTTCATCAGGTTACGTTCAATGTGTTCCAGGGAGACGTTTTTGGTTTCCGGAATCAGCCACAAGGTCAGGAAGATGAACAGGACGTTCAGGCCGCCGTAGACCCAGAAGGTGTTGGCGCTGCCCAGCGAGTTCAGCATCGTCAGGAAGGTTGCGCCGACGATCATGTTGGCAATCCAGTTGGTTGCGGTAGAGCAGGTGATACCGAAATCGCGGCCTTTCAGCGGCTGGATTTCAGAGCACAGTACCCAAATCAGCGGACCGGCACTCATCGCGAAGCCAACGATAAACATCAGCAGCATCAGTACGGCAAAGTACTGGGCGGCAGCGGAGTGGATACCAATGTGCATCATTGTGCCCAGCACGCCCATACCGATAGCCATCACGATAAAGCCGAGGATCAGCGTCGGTTTACGGCCCCAGCGGTCAACCAGGCCAATGGCGATAAAGGTCGCCAGCACGTTGGTCAAACCCACGATAACGGTGCCCCACATCTGCTCAGTGGTGTTGGTATAACCCGCCAGTTCAAAGATTTTTGGTGCGTAGTACATGATGACGTTCATCCCGGTGAACTGCTGCATCACCTGTAACAGTACGCCAAGGAATACCGCGCGGCGGAAGTTGCTGTTTTCTTTAAACAGCGCCCAACCGCTTTGTTTTACCTGCAGGCTTTCACGAATTTCATCCAGCTCGCGTTTCGCTTCTGCACTGGTATCACGCAGACGTAACAGCACGCGTTCAGCATCGACGAAGCGACGTTTAGCGGCGAACCAGCGCGGGCTGTCCGGCAGGAAGAACACGCCAACCAGCAGCAGCAGGGCAGGAATGATGATCACGCCCAGCATCCAGCGCCATGCACCGCTATAGCTAAAGGCGGTATCGGATAGATAGGCCCCGAGGATCCCGATGGTAATCATCAGCTGATACATGGAAATCATACTGCCACGAATTTTTTCCGGTGCAATTTCAGATAGATACAGTGGCGCAGTGTAAGACGCAACGCCCACGGCCAGACCCAGCAGGATACGGGAGAGAAGCAGTACTTCTACGTTAGGCGCCGCGGCGGAGAACAGCGAGCCGGCGACAAACAGGATCGCGCCGATCATCAGGCTTTTTTTACGTCCAAGCTTGAAGGAGAGCCAGCCGCTGCCGACAGCACCTACAGCTGCGCCAAACATCATGGAGCTGACCACCCATTCCTGAGTGTGCGGGGTAATTTGAAACTCGTCGGTGATGAACGGTAATGCACCGGCAATCACGCCGATATCCAGGCCAAAAAGTAATCCTGCCAGGGCGGCAAGAAAGCAGACAAAAAATGTCATGGCTTTGTTGGAACGCCCCTGTTTTTTATTCCCAGGCATGATGCCCTCCAGGTTGGGTAACTTATTTTTGTTGATGTTAAGGGTAGGTGAGTACGGGATGAAAAAATGAGATTAATATCACATTAGTGTAATCGCTTACACTAGCATTCACGGCTGTTATAAGTTAATTATTTGAAAAATATGCAATTTCATAAAAATTAAAAATGAGTGATTGCCTGGAATTAAGACAATACTGAAAAGTAATGTAACAATAATGAAAATGCAGAAATTAAGGGATGTAAAATCAATTCATTATGATAATGACTGGATGTAATCGCTTTCATTTGCATTGAAAGTCAGGGAGGAGAGGGACGTTAAGGTACAGCTAAAAAAAAGACCAGCCTTAAGGCTGGTCCTGGTAAGCGGGGGTATTCAGTAAATTACTTCAGTCCGGCAGCTTCGCGCAGCTGCTGCGCTTTGTCGGTTTTTTCCCATGGGAAATGTTCGCGACCAAAGTGGCCGTAGGCTGCGGTTTCTTTATAGATCGGGTGCAGTAGATCCAGCATCTGGATCAGGCCGTATGGACGCAGGTCGAAGAACTCACGCACCAGCAGGGTCAGCTGTTCAGTTGGCACTTTCTCGGTACCGAAGGTTTCGACCATGATAGAAGTAGGTTCTGCCACGCCAATAGCGTAGGAAACCTGAATCTCACAGCGGTCAGCCAGACCGGCAGCCACGATATTTTTTGCGACATAGCGGGCTGCGTAGGCTGCAGAACGGTCAACTTTAGACGGATCTTTACCTGAGAATGCGCCGCCACCGTGACGCGCCATGCCGCCGTAGGTATCAACGATAATCTTACGACCGGTCAGACCGCAGTCACCCATTGGGCCACCGATAACGAAACGGCCGGTTGGGTTGATGAAGAATTTGGTCGATGCGCTCAACCACTCGGTCGGCAGTACCGGCTTGATGATCTCTTCCATCACTGCTTCTTGCAGTGTTTTCTGGTCAACATCTTGAGAGTGCTGAGTAGACAGAACCACCGCATCAATACCGACAATTTTGCCATCGTCATACTGGAAGGTGACCTGGCTTTTCGCATCCGGGCGCAGCCACGACAGGGTGCCGTTTTTACGCACTTCAGCCTGACGTTGTACCAGACGGTGAGCGTAAGTGATTGGTGCCGGCATCAACACGTCGGTTTCGTTGGTGGCATAACCAAACATCAGACCCTGATCGCCCGCGCCCTGTTCCAGCGGATCGGCACGGTCAACGCCCTGGTTGATATCCGGAGACTGTTTACCGATAGCGCTCAGTACTGCGCAAGAGTTAGCGTCAAAGCCCATGTCGGAATGCACATAGCCAATTTCGCGAACCGTATTACGCGTGATCTCTTCGATGTCGACCCATGCGCTGGTGGTGATTTCACCGCCAACTAAAACCATACCGGTTTTGACATAGGTTTCGCAGGCGACGCGTGCTTTCGGATCCTGTTCGAGGATTGCATCCAGCACGGCATCAGAGATTTGGTCAGCGATTTTGTCAGGATGCCCTTCTGATACGGACTCGGACGTAAAAAGGTGTTTTGCCATATTTAATTTCACCTAAGGAGAATTTGGTTAGCTCAAACTGTCGAGTGGAATAGCCATGTGTAGAAGATTCTACCATGAGTCTGCAGATTTCGGACACTGGCAGTCTGAGTGTTAATCGGTATAGATGGATTAACATCTGGACGGCTATTTTAGGACAGTTCTTCGCCCGATTTCCAGCTTTTTTTGACTACGGTCGCATTGTACCGAAAATGTAACTGGAAATTTTTCCTGACGGTGCTGGCAATGCGCGCATTTATCTTTTGCTTTTTCGTACTCTTATCGGTATAAAACGCGGCGCGCGGCTTATACAAAAAGCACACGACGTTTTCATCGTGTCGCCACTTCCAGCCGGGTTAACACTTTAGCTTTGGCTTGTGGGTTCGTTCCGTCTGGAGCGACCGTGGAGGTGATACGAGATAATGAACCGTTGTATTCTGCTGAATCTGCCACACCGTTCAGGTGTGCATATGTCCCCCGCAATCTGCATCTCTGCTTTGCATACCTGTCGATGTTATATACATAAAATCATTCATGCTGCGTCGAGGCTGCATGAAGGATGAAGTGTATACCCATCCCGGCGTATCTCAGGACTCAAGAGCCGGTAACGGTCACTAAGGACTGAACAAGGGCGCTCTTGGTAAACAAGAGTTTTCTCGTGGTTTCGCCGAACTGTCAGTATTACGTTCGGTAACGTGTTTACAATGAAATGATAAAGAAACCGGTCGCACAGTCGGAGCGTCAGCACTATCTGCTGGAAAATCTGCCTGTTTATGGGTTGTTATCGCTTCTTCGGATTGCGATAGTAGTCAACTGTTTTACACTTGTTAATAAAATTTGAGGTTCGCTATGTCTGACGACATTTCTATGGGTTCGCCTTCGTCAGCAGGCGGACAGGGTGTACTACGCTCCATGCAGGAGGTTGCAATGAGTTCCCAGGAAGCCAGCAAGATGCTGCGTACCTACAATATTGCCTGGTGGGGTAATAACTACTACGACGTCAACGAACTCGGTCACATTAGCGTGTGTCCGGACCCTGACGTCCCGGAAGCACGTGTTGATCTTGCCGAGCTGGTAAAAGCTCGCGAAGCGCAGGGGCAACGTCTGCCTGCGCTGTTCTGTTTCCCACAGATCCTGCAACACCGTCTGCGTTCGATTAACGCCGCATTCAAACGCGCCCGCGAATCTTACGGCTACAAGGGTGATTATTTCCTCGTTTATCCGATCAAGGTTAATCAGCACCGTCGTGTGATTGAATCGCTGATTCACTCCGGTGAGCCGCTGGGACTGGAAGCCGGTTCTAAGGCCGAACTGATGGCGGTTCTGGCGCATGCGGGCATGACCCGCAGCGTGATTGTCTGTAATGGTTACAAAGACCGCGAATACATTCGTCTGGCGCTGATTGGCGAGAAGATGGGCCACAAGGTCTATCTGGTCATTGAGAAGATGTCTGAAATCGCGATCGTGCTGGATGAAGCCGAACGGCTGAATGTGGTCCCGCGTCTGGGCGTGCGTGCGCGTCTGGCCTCGCAAGGTTCTGGTAAATGGCAGTCCTCCGGTGGTGAAAAATCCAAGTTCGGCCTGGCGGCGAACCAGGTACTGCAACTGGTGGAAATTCTGCGCGAACGCGGTCGTCTGGACAGCATTCAATTGCTGCACTTCCATCTCGGTTCACAGATGGCGAACATTCGCGATATCGCCACCGGCGTACGTGAATCTGCGCGTTTCTACGTTGAGCTGCACAAACTGGGCGTAAACATCCAGTGCTTCGATGTGGGTGGTGGCCTCGGCGTGGACTATGAAGGGACACGCTCGCAGTCTGACTGTTCGGTCAACTACGGTCTGAACGAATACGCCAACAATATTATCTGGGCGATTGGCGATGCCTGTGAAGAACACGGCCTGCCGCATCCGACGGTAATTACCGAGTCCGGTCGTGCGGTAACCGCACACCATACCGTGCTGGTGTCTAACATCATCGGCGTTGAGCGTAGCGAACACACCGAAGCTACGCCTCCGGCTGACGATGCGCCGCGTGCCCTGCAAAGCATGTGGGAAACCTGGCAGGAGATGCACGAACCGGGCACCCGCCGTTCGCTGCGTGAATGGCTGCACGACAGTCAGATGGATTTGCACGATGTTCACATTGGCTATTCATCCGGAACCTTCAGCCTGCAGGAGCGCGCGTGGGCAGAGCAGCTGTATCTGAACATGTGCCATGACGTGCAGAAACAGCTCGACCCGAGCAACCGCGCGCACCGTCCGATCATCGACGAACTGCAGGAGCGTATGGCGGATAAGATTTACGTCAACTTCTCACTGTTCCAGTCGATGCCGGATGCGTGGGGGATCGATCAGCTGTTCCCGGTCATGCCGCTGGAAGGACTGAACCAGGTCCCTGAGCGCCGTGCGGTGCTGCTGGATATTACCTGCGACTCTGACGGTGCTATTGACCACTATGTTGACGGCGATGGTATTGCTACCACCATGCCGATGCCGGAGTACGATCCTGAGAACCCGCCGATGCTGGGCTTCTTTATGGTTGGCGCGTACCAGGAAATCCTTGGCAACATGCACAACCTGTTCGGCGATACCGAAGCGGTCGACGTATTTGTCTTCCCGGATGGTAGCGTTGAAGTTGAGCTGTCTGATGAAGGGGATACCGTCGCGGACATGTTGCAGTACGTGCAGCTGGATCCAAAAACGTTGCTGACCCACTTCCGCGATCAGGTTAAACAGACCGATCTGGACGATGCGCTGCAACAGCAGTTCCTCGAAGAGTTCGAGGCTGGACTGTACGGCTATACCTATCTCGAAGACGAGTAAGGTTGTTCTGGGTCGCTTGAACCTGGACAAATTAGCGGCGATAATTCGCCCATACACGTAGTCACGTAAAT of the Citrobacter freundii genome contains:
- the metK gene encoding methionine adenosyltransferase — its product is MAKHLFTSESVSEGHPDKIADQISDAVLDAILEQDPKARVACETYVKTGMVLVGGEITTSAWVDIEEITRNTVREIGYVHSDMGFDANSCAVLSAIGKQSPDINQGVDRADPLEQGAGDQGLMFGYATNETDVLMPAPITYAHRLVQRQAEVRKNGTLSWLRPDAKSQVTFQYDDGKIVGIDAVVLSTQHSQDVDQKTLQEAVMEEIIKPVLPTEWLSASTKFFINPTGRFVIGGPMGDCGLTGRKIIVDTYGGMARHGGGAFSGKDPSKVDRSAAYAARYVAKNIVAAGLADRCEIQVSYAIGVAEPTSIMVETFGTEKVPTEQLTLLVREFFDLRPYGLIQMLDLLHPIYKETAAYGHFGREHFPWEKTDKAQQLREAAGLK
- the yqgB gene encoding acid stress response protein YqgB, translated to MIKKPVAQSERQHYLLENLPVYGLLSLLRIAIVVNCFTLVNKI
- the speA gene encoding biosynthetic arginine decarboxylase; translated protein: MSDDISMGSPSSAGGQGVLRSMQEVAMSSQEASKMLRTYNIAWWGNNYYDVNELGHISVCPDPDVPEARVDLAELVKAREAQGQRLPALFCFPQILQHRLRSINAAFKRARESYGYKGDYFLVYPIKVNQHRRVIESLIHSGEPLGLEAGSKAELMAVLAHAGMTRSVIVCNGYKDREYIRLALIGEKMGHKVYLVIEKMSEIAIVLDEAERLNVVPRLGVRARLASQGSGKWQSSGGEKSKFGLAANQVLQLVEILRERGRLDSIQLLHFHLGSQMANIRDIATGVRESARFYVELHKLGVNIQCFDVGGGLGVDYEGTRSQSDCSVNYGLNEYANNIIWAIGDACEEHGLPHPTVITESGRAVTAHHTVLVSNIIGVERSEHTEATPPADDAPRALQSMWETWQEMHEPGTRRSLREWLHDSQMDLHDVHIGYSSGTFSLQERAWAEQLYLNMCHDVQKQLDPSNRAHRPIIDELQERMADKIYVNFSLFQSMPDAWGIDQLFPVMPLEGLNQVPERRAVLLDITCDSDGAIDHYVDGDGIATTMPMPEYDPENPPMLGFFMVGAYQEILGNMHNLFGDTEAVDVFVFPDGSVEVELSDEGDTVADMLQYVQLDPKTLLTHFRDQVKQTDLDDALQQQFLEEFEAGLYGYTYLEDE